In Phytoactinopolyspora mesophila, the following are encoded in one genomic region:
- a CDS encoding ABC transporter ATP-binding protein, with amino-acid sequence MTAAPLLEVDDLTLRFGGMTAIDQVGFTVDDGELFAIIGPNGAGKTSIFNCLSGVYRPQQGRIRFRGEELLGQRPDHIARRGVARMFQNIELFDNLSVLDNLMLGRHQHLNYGTLSALVYAGRAKRAEIENRRAVEDIIDFLEIEAIRRSLVGMLPYGLKKRVELGRALAMAPQLLLLDEPVAGMNVEETEDMARFILDIRTELGITMIMVEHDMGLVMDIADRVLVLDFGQWISLGPPSAVQNDPAVIKAYLGETA; translated from the coding sequence ATGACTGCCGCTCCGCTCCTCGAGGTGGACGACCTGACGCTGCGCTTCGGCGGCATGACGGCGATCGATCAGGTGGGTTTCACCGTCGACGACGGCGAGCTGTTCGCCATCATCGGGCCCAACGGCGCCGGGAAGACATCCATCTTCAACTGCCTGTCCGGCGTCTATCGCCCGCAGCAGGGCCGGATCCGGTTTCGCGGCGAAGAGCTGCTGGGACAACGCCCGGATCACATCGCCCGGCGCGGCGTGGCGCGCATGTTCCAGAACATCGAGCTGTTCGACAACTTGAGCGTTCTGGACAATCTGATGCTGGGCCGGCATCAGCACCTGAACTACGGCACGTTGTCCGCGCTCGTGTACGCCGGACGGGCGAAGCGAGCCGAGATCGAGAACCGGCGCGCGGTCGAAGACATCATCGACTTCCTCGAGATCGAGGCCATCCGCCGCAGCCTGGTGGGGATGCTGCCGTACGGGCTGAAGAAGCGGGTCGAACTCGGGCGGGCGCTGGCCATGGCTCCTCAGCTGCTCCTGCTGGATGAGCCGGTGGCCGGGATGAACGTCGAGGAGACCGAAGACATGGCCCGGTTCATCCTCGATATCCGGACCGAGCTCGGCATCACCATGATCATGGTGGAGCACGACATGGGACTGGTGATGGACATCGCCGACCGGGTGCTGGTTCTCGACTTCGGACAGTGGATCTCGCTGGGGCCGCCGTCGGCTGTGCAGAACGATCCCGCGGTCATCAAGGCCTACCTGGGTGAGACGGCATGA
- a CDS encoding Smr/MutS family protein translates to MKLKLDLHDVYNRGGEIDRQLRDIIDEAVEKKAKLVEIIPGKGSGQLKKRVLRFLQQKEIKALYHRVEKDSDNFGRVFVHFRWK, encoded by the coding sequence GTGAAGCTCAAGCTCGATCTGCACGACGTTTACAACCGCGGTGGGGAGATCGACCGCCAGCTACGCGACATCATCGACGAGGCTGTGGAGAAGAAGGCCAAACTCGTCGAGATCATCCCCGGCAAGGGGTCTGGTCAGTTGAAGAAACGTGTGCTGCGGTTCCTGCAGCAGAAGGAGATCAAGGCTCTCTACCACCGCGTGGAGAAGGACTCCGACAACTTCGGCCGGGTCTTCGTGCACTTCCGCTGGAAGTAG
- a CDS encoding ATP-binding cassette domain-containing protein has product MLAIENLDVVYEDVILVLKSVTLEVPRGEIVALLGANGAGKTTVLRAITGLLDIHRGSITRGSVTLDGRPIDHLDAPGTVAAGIGQVMEGRRIFTEFTVEENLRIGAHTADRDTIGAGLERAYTLFPVLAERRTQVAGYLSGGEQQMLAMGRALMAQPDYLLLDEPSLGLAPLLVQQMKDLILEINEQGTAVLLVEQNAAMALSVASHGYVLETGKIVMDKSAEALRADDDIREFYLGLADEGAVSFRDVKHYKRRKRWLS; this is encoded by the coding sequence GTGCTGGCGATCGAAAACCTGGACGTCGTGTACGAGGACGTCATCCTCGTACTGAAGAGTGTCACGCTCGAGGTGCCCAGGGGCGAGATCGTTGCGCTGCTGGGGGCCAACGGAGCGGGCAAGACCACAGTTCTGCGGGCGATCACCGGCCTGCTGGACATCCACCGCGGCTCGATCACGCGAGGCAGCGTGACCCTGGACGGCCGCCCGATCGACCATCTCGACGCCCCGGGGACGGTGGCGGCTGGTATCGGGCAGGTGATGGAAGGCCGGCGGATCTTCACCGAGTTCACTGTCGAGGAGAACCTGCGCATCGGCGCCCATACCGCGGACCGCGACACGATCGGGGCCGGACTGGAGCGTGCGTACACGCTGTTCCCCGTCCTGGCCGAGCGTCGCACTCAGGTCGCCGGCTACCTGTCGGGTGGTGAGCAGCAGATGCTCGCGATGGGCCGTGCGCTGATGGCCCAGCCGGACTACCTCCTGCTCGACGAACCCAGCCTCGGGCTGGCGCCGCTGCTCGTCCAGCAGATGAAAGACCTCATCCTCGAGATCAATGAGCAAGGCACCGCTGTCCTGCTGGTCGAGCAGAACGCGGCCATGGCGCTGTCCGTCGCCTCACACGGCTATGTTCTGGAGACCGGCAAGATCGTCATGGACAAGTCGGCGGAGGCACTTCGGGCTGACGACGACATCCGCGAGTTCTATCTCGGCCTCGCCGACGAAGGCGCGGTTTCCTTCCGAGATGTCAAGCATTACAAGCGCCGGAAGAGGTGGCTGTCATGA